The Emys orbicularis isolate rEmyOrb1 chromosome 14, rEmyOrb1.hap1, whole genome shotgun sequence genome includes a region encoding these proteins:
- the DEF8 gene encoding differentially expressed in FDCP 8 homolog isoform X2, translating to MECDEKLVRFRQAHLNPFNKQPGQGQHDQEAGDDLSCRDSLLGLSHGDPGFQCSERVMDLGLAEDHFSRPVGLFLASDIQQLRQAIEECKQVILELPEHSERQKDAVVRLIHLRLKLQELKDPSEDEPNIRVLLEHRFYKEKSKSVKQTCDKCNAIIWGLIQTWYTCTGCYYRCHSKCLNLITKPCVRSKVSHQAEYELSICPETGLDSQDYRCAECRAPISLRGVPSEARQCDYTGLYYCGNCHWNDLAIIPARVIHNWDFEPRKVSRCSMRYLALMVSRPVLKLREINPLLFNYVEELVEIRKLRQDILLMKPYFITCKEAMEARLLLQDLVDIQAGRLSCSLTEIHTLFAKHIKLDCERCQAKGFVCELCKEGDVLFPFDSHTSVCTDCSAVFHRDCYYDNSTTCPRCARLSLRKQSLFRGPSAEEQA from the exons ATGGAATGTGATGAGAAGCTGGTCCGGTTCCGACAGGCCCACCTCAACCCCTTCAACAAGCAGCCGGGGCAAGGCCAGCATGACCAGGAGGCTGGGGACGACCTTTCTTGTCGAG ACTCGCTGCTGGGGCTGTCCCACGGGGACCCCGGGTTCCAGTGCTCGGAGCGCGTGATGGACTTGGGGCTGGCGGAGGACCACTTCTCCCGCCCTGTG GGCTTGTTCCTGGCCTCCGACATCCAGCAGCTGCGGCAGGCGATCGAGGAGTGCAAGCAGGTGATCCTGGAGCTCCCTGAGCACTCGGAGAGGCAGAAAGACGCTGTGGTGAGGCTCATCCACCTGCGCCTGAAACTCCAGGAGCTGAAG GACCCCAGCGAAGACGAGCCCAACATCCGGGTGCTCCTGGAACATCGCTTCTACAAGGAGAAGAGTAAGAGCGTCAAGCAGACGTGTGACAAGTGCAACGCCATcatctggggcctgattcagACCTGGTACACCTGCACAG GGTGTTACTATCGCTGTCACAGCAAGTGCCTGAACCTCATCACGAAGCCCTGCGTGAGGTCCAAGGTCAGCCACCAGGCCGAGTACGAGCTGAGCATCTGCCCCGAGACAGGCCTGGACAGCCAGGATTACCGCTGTGCGGAGTGCCGGGCGCCCATCTCCCTCC GGGGTGTGCCCAGCGAGGCCAGGCAGTGCGACTACACCGGCCTGTACTACTGCGGAAACTGCCACTGGAACGACCTGGCCATCATCCCGGCCCGCGTCATCCACAACTGGGACTTCGAACCCCGCAAG GTCTCCCGCTGCAGCATGCGTTACCTTGCCCTGATGGTGTCGCGGCCGGTGCTCAAGCTGCGGGAAATCAACCCCCTTCTCTTTAACTACGTGGAGGAGCTGGTGGAGATCCGG AAGCTGCGCCAGGATATCCTGCTCATGAAGCCCTACTTCATCACCTGCAAAGAGGCCATGGAGGCTCGTCTGCTGCTTCAG GACCTGGTCGACATCCAGGCTGGGCGCCTCAGCTGCTCCTTAACGGAGATCCACACCCTCTTTGCCAAGCACATCAAGCTGGACTgcgag CGGTGCCAGGCGAAGGGCTTTGTGTGTGAGCTCTGCAAAGAAGGGGACGTGCTCTTCCCATTCGACAGCCACACGTCGGTGTGCACGGACTGCTCTGCTGTCTTCCacag GGACTGCTACTATGACAACTCAACGACGTGCCCCAGGTGTGCCCGGCTCAGCCTGAGGAAGCAGTCGCTCTTCCGAGGCCCCAGTGCGGAGGAGCAGGCCTAG
- the DEF8 gene encoding differentially expressed in FDCP 8 homolog isoform X3, translated as MECDEKLVRFRQAHLNPFNKQPGQGQHDQEAGDDLSCRDSLLGLSHGDPGFQCSERVMDLGLAEDHFSRPVGLFLASDIQQLRQAIEECKQVILELPEHSERQKDAVVRLIHLRLKLQELKDPSEDEPNIRVLLEHRFYKEKSKSVKQTCDKCNAIIWGLIQTWYTCTGCYYRCHSKCLNLITKPCVRSKVSHQAEYELSICPETGLDSQDYRCAECRAPISLRGVPSEARQCDYTGLYYCGNCHWNDLAIIPARVIHNWDFEPRKVSRCSMRYLALMVSRPVLKLREINPLLFNYVEELVEIRKLRQDILLMKPYFITCKEAMEARLLLQLQDRQHFVENDEMYSLQDLVDIQAGRLSCSLTEIHTLFAKHIKLDCERCQAKGFVCELCKEGDVLFPFDSHTSVCTDCSAVFHRDCYYDNSTTCPRCARLSLRKQSLFRGPSAEEQA; from the exons ATGGAATGTGATGAGAAGCTGGTCCGGTTCCGACAGGCCCACCTCAACCCCTTCAACAAGCAGCCGGGGCAAGGCCAGCATGACCAGGAGGCTGGGGACGACCTTTCTTGTCGAG ACTCGCTGCTGGGGCTGTCCCACGGGGACCCCGGGTTCCAGTGCTCGGAGCGCGTGATGGACTTGGGGCTGGCGGAGGACCACTTCTCCCGCCCTGTG GGCTTGTTCCTGGCCTCCGACATCCAGCAGCTGCGGCAGGCGATCGAGGAGTGCAAGCAGGTGATCCTGGAGCTCCCTGAGCACTCGGAGAGGCAGAAAGACGCTGTGGTGAGGCTCATCCACCTGCGCCTGAAACTCCAGGAGCTGAAG GACCCCAGCGAAGACGAGCCCAACATCCGGGTGCTCCTGGAACATCGCTTCTACAAGGAGAAGAGTAAGAGCGTCAAGCAGACGTGTGACAAGTGCAACGCCATcatctggggcctgattcagACCTGGTACACCTGCACAG GGTGTTACTATCGCTGTCACAGCAAGTGCCTGAACCTCATCACGAAGCCCTGCGTGAGGTCCAAGGTCAGCCACCAGGCCGAGTACGAGCTGAGCATCTGCCCCGAGACAGGCCTGGACAGCCAGGATTACCGCTGTGCGGAGTGCCGGGCGCCCATCTCCCTCC GGGGTGTGCCCAGCGAGGCCAGGCAGTGCGACTACACCGGCCTGTACTACTGCGGAAACTGCCACTGGAACGACCTGGCCATCATCCCGGCCCGCGTCATCCACAACTGGGACTTCGAACCCCGCAAG GTCTCCCGCTGCAGCATGCGTTACCTTGCCCTGATGGTGTCGCGGCCGGTGCTCAAGCTGCGGGAAATCAACCCCCTTCTCTTTAACTACGTGGAGGAGCTGGTGGAGATCCGG AAGCTGCGCCAGGATATCCTGCTCATGAAGCCCTACTTCATCACCTGCAAAGAGGCCATGGAGGCTCGTCTGCTGCTTCAG CTACAGGACCGGCAGCACTTCGTGGAGAACGACGAGATGTACTCACTGCAGGACCTGGTCGACATCCAGGCTGGGCGCCTCAGCTGCTCCTTAACGGAGATCCACACCCTCTTTGCCAAGCACATCAAGCTGGACTgcgag CGGTGCCAGGCGAAGGGCTTTGTGTGTGAGCTCTGCAAAGAAGGGGACGTGCTCTTCCCATTCGACAGCCACACGTCGGTGTGCACGGACTGCTCTGCTGTCTTCCacag GGACTGCTACTATGACAACTCAACGACGTGCCCCAGGTGTGCCCGGCTCAGCCTGAGGAAGCAGTCGCTCTTCCGAGGCCCCAGTGCGGAGGAGCAGGCCTAG
- the DEF8 gene encoding differentially expressed in FDCP 8 homolog isoform X1 has translation MECDEKLVRFRQAHLNPFNKQPGQGQHDQEAGDDLSCRDSLLGLSHGDPGFQCSERVMDLGLAEDHFSRPVLRQAIEECKQVILELPEHSERQKDAVVRLIHLRLKLQELKDPSEDEPNIRVLLEHRFYKEKSKSVKQTCDKCNAIIWGLIQTWYTCTGCYYRCHSKCLNLITKPCVRSKVSHQAEYELSICPETGLDSQDYRCAECRAPISLRGVPSEARQCDYTGLYYCGNCHWNDLAIIPARVIHNWDFEPRKVSRCSMRYLALMVSRPVLKLREINPLLFNYVEELVEIRKLRQDILLMKPYFITCKEAMEARLLLQLQDRQHFVENDEMYSLQDLVDIQAGRLSCSLTEIHTLFAKHIKLDCERCQAKGFVCELCKEGDVLFPFDSHTSVCTDCSAVFHRDCYYDNSTTCPRCARLSLRKQSLFRGPSAEEQA, from the exons ATGGAATGTGATGAGAAGCTGGTCCGGTTCCGACAGGCCCACCTCAACCCCTTCAACAAGCAGCCGGGGCAAGGCCAGCATGACCAGGAGGCTGGGGACGACCTTTCTTGTCGAG ACTCGCTGCTGGGGCTGTCCCACGGGGACCCCGGGTTCCAGTGCTCGGAGCGCGTGATGGACTTGGGGCTGGCGGAGGACCACTTCTCCCGCCCTGTG CTGCGGCAGGCGATCGAGGAGTGCAAGCAGGTGATCCTGGAGCTCCCTGAGCACTCGGAGAGGCAGAAAGACGCTGTGGTGAGGCTCATCCACCTGCGCCTGAAACTCCAGGAGCTGAAG GACCCCAGCGAAGACGAGCCCAACATCCGGGTGCTCCTGGAACATCGCTTCTACAAGGAGAAGAGTAAGAGCGTCAAGCAGACGTGTGACAAGTGCAACGCCATcatctggggcctgattcagACCTGGTACACCTGCACAG GGTGTTACTATCGCTGTCACAGCAAGTGCCTGAACCTCATCACGAAGCCCTGCGTGAGGTCCAAGGTCAGCCACCAGGCCGAGTACGAGCTGAGCATCTGCCCCGAGACAGGCCTGGACAGCCAGGATTACCGCTGTGCGGAGTGCCGGGCGCCCATCTCCCTCC GGGGTGTGCCCAGCGAGGCCAGGCAGTGCGACTACACCGGCCTGTACTACTGCGGAAACTGCCACTGGAACGACCTGGCCATCATCCCGGCCCGCGTCATCCACAACTGGGACTTCGAACCCCGCAAG GTCTCCCGCTGCAGCATGCGTTACCTTGCCCTGATGGTGTCGCGGCCGGTGCTCAAGCTGCGGGAAATCAACCCCCTTCTCTTTAACTACGTGGAGGAGCTGGTGGAGATCCGG AAGCTGCGCCAGGATATCCTGCTCATGAAGCCCTACTTCATCACCTGCAAAGAGGCCATGGAGGCTCGTCTGCTGCTTCAG CTACAGGACCGGCAGCACTTCGTGGAGAACGACGAGATGTACTCACTGCAGGACCTGGTCGACATCCAGGCTGGGCGCCTCAGCTGCTCCTTAACGGAGATCCACACCCTCTTTGCCAAGCACATCAAGCTGGACTgcgag CGGTGCCAGGCGAAGGGCTTTGTGTGTGAGCTCTGCAAAGAAGGGGACGTGCTCTTCCCATTCGACAGCCACACGTCGGTGTGCACGGACTGCTCTGCTGTCTTCCacag GGACTGCTACTATGACAACTCAACGACGTGCCCCAGGTGTGCCCGGCTCAGCCTGAGGAAGCAGTCGCTCTTCCGAGGCCCCAGTGCGGAGGAGCAGGCCTAG